CATGTAAGACCACGGTTAGCTTCAATTAGTCTTTGCTTAATTCCTCCTTGTTCCTTCTGCAACCCCaaatataaattaatttattaataaatacaattataaaaaatgaaatcaaaatatatatatttttttggtgcaaatacaatacaaattacaaattacTGGATGAGGTGCTATTCAAACCTATAACCTATTGTATATTCGTATACAAGTCAATCTTAAATTTTTAGCCACTAAATCAAGAAATCATCACTAATCACTAATGACAATTAAAATATGCTACATATTGTATAGAAAATCAACATTTAGTTTTCTAGCTATTTTATAAAACGTTAAAATGTGACATGAGAATAATTTAATCTCAAAATTTTCTCAACCACGAAACCACCAAAATATCAGGAGCATGAAATATTTTACTGACATTattgttattttaattaatttaatttaatttaatatttggtGAATCTTTGTTGCTTAGAAATAAACCCAAAAGGGGAACTTTCATGGAAATCCAAGAAAAGACAAATCTCAAGTGTTTAGCACGTAAACTATAACAAGAATGGACGTACGAGTGTTGATGTAATAGAATAATTTCCCCATATCTTGAATTAAGATTACATTATGTTATCCGGGAAATAAATATATTCAGGATAATAAATATATTAAAGGAATCAAGTAGTATATACTTATGTCCATATCCTCAAACTTAGATCTATGTCTCTTTAGAATCATATAAAGTACCGAGTAGTAAATCAAACTGAATTGCAAATATTGGTCAACAAATCTTTAACGAGTCTATATTataaatatactccgtatgagTACTATAGTTTACATTGAGTAACGGTCGCTTAAAAAACTTGgattttgttctttttaattACTTAACTTTTCTTGTTAAGGTATATTCACGTTATCATATTcttttgaatcttgaaggaTGCATGACACCATTAATTAAGACACTATAAAAAAGTGAGAATAAGTTTAGTTTCCTAAAATTTCTAAATGTAAAAAGgttaaaattgaaataaatacTCTCTATGAAATTCATATTTAGAAAGTctaaagtgtttttttttttttttttttttttgagggaaagaaAGTCTAAAGTGTTAAAACGTAATTTGTCTCCTACTTAATAAAGAAATTAACGCGATAATATTTTGTATGCATGGAAAGTCAAATGTTAACCGTAAAGTTAGAAAAATCACCGTGACAGCTTGGAGAAGATGGTGATTATCGTGCAAGTATTTGAGAAGCCATGTGAGGACACTAGCAGTTGTATCATGGGCTGCGAATATCACTCCAATTACATTATCAGCAATTTGAGAATCACTTAGCTCATTATTCTTTCCTGTTTTCTGCTCTCTTGATCCAAGTAACACTCCTAACAATCCTCCATCTATGTTATTGTTTTTCCTTCGTCTTGCTATAAGCTTCCTTAAGGTCTCATTTAGAAGCTTCCTTGCCTATTATCGACcacaacaaaacaaacaaaattaatGATTAGTTTCCCTCAAAACAATGTTTAGTCACTAATTTAACAACTAGTGAAGTGTCTTATCGGGCAATAATATTACACTTACTTAACTGTCAAACCACGCTTTCTTTCTATTATGTCACTTGGGGCATGAGGGGTGGGTGATGTGGCGTGTTGTTTGACAAGTACGTTTAACTATCATATCGGACAGTTTTTATACTACGGAGTACCCCCgtttaaaatgatctttacggttgAATTTGCACAAGTATTAAAACAAAATAGAAAGGTAGAtatgtaaaaaggtgggtgaatctaagaagaaaatgaataaagtaagataaaGTGAGTGAAAAGTTATAAATGTTGTAGAGGCACCATAAGAGATgtaagatagtaaattttcatgtcaaaaaaTAGAACATTAtaaaacgaaaagtgtaaagatcattagTAAGAGTTTGTGTTTAATTAAATACTAAAAGTTAGGCAAAAGCTAATTATGTAAAATGTGACACATAAGAGTCTCAAAATTGATATTgacaagcaaaagaaaaaacaagcaGAGGATAATGTGGGGTTGAGAAAGTATAATAAGGAGAGAAACCTTCATGGATTTGTGAAAAGGAGTTCCAGGGAAATTTAGGGGCATAGAATTGTATCCCTTCTCTAAGGAATGATACAAATTCTTGATCCCTTCAATCTCCAACTCTTTGTTGTCACCGAACGCTGAGATGATCGCCACGTCGAATGCATACTGGTTATAAAATTTTATCAGCTAAGTTAGTTGATCGATACTCATTTAACATCAATTAAATTGTTTGATATAAGGAAGTACCAAATGAACGGATTTCGAAGTGACCACATATTCATGCAGATTCCGATgagaattaaaatatttaaaacgcgGGTCTATTATATATAATATATGAAATGACCATATATATTATCCATCCaaccatttcatattttcaTACCTTCTTCATTTCGTGTAGAGTGTTGATGGTGTTATTCTCCCAAGTAGGGAGGAAGTTAAGGACAATGTTCTCGATGTCGGAGACAGAAGCCTTTAATGTACAAGGAAGAAAAGAGGATTGAACAAGCTTCTTGAGCTTAGAATGGTAGTCTCCTTGATGGAAGAACAAGGCCTCAGGACCAATCATCTTCTCCTTACTAGGTGGATAAGTTGGTTTGAAGAGATGCGCTTTAGTTACAAGCACAATCTTTGCCGCTTCAGGACTTGATATCATTACACATGGACATCCCAATATATGGGTCTTAAATATATCACCATACCTATATCATATcccaaacaaaacaaaacaaaacaaaaaaaaacaactattaagagaaaatatatatacggagtagtctCATCTGCACACGTTCATACACATACTTCATCTGTTCGGAATTAGTTATCATCTCGTTTACAATGTAATAATCTGAATTAGTTATGGTTATGGTAATAATAGATGTGATTACAACATAATCCGGACAGACGGAGTAGTAACAAGTTTATATATACCTTTTTTGCCTATTAGAGAAGAAAGAATTAGGATTTTCGGTATATAGCTTAAGAGTCTCTCCAAGATAAGGCCAACCCA
This Spinacia oleracea cultivar Varoflay chromosome 6, BTI_SOV_V1, whole genome shotgun sequence DNA region includes the following protein-coding sequences:
- the LOC110806004 gene encoding abscisic acid 8'-hydroxylase 2 isoform X1 — its product is MQYSPLLLVVSPTNNPFLISLVLFLFSLVILITLSQLLCYFYPKHKRLQLPPGSMGWPYLGETLKLYTENPNSFFSNRQKRYGDIFKTHILGCPCVMISSPEAAKIVLVTKAHLFKPTYPPSKEKMIGPEALFFHQGDYHSKLKKLVQSSFLPCTLKASVSDIENIVLNFLPTWENNTINTLHEMKKYAFDVAIISAFGDNKELEIEGIKNLYHSLEKGYNSMPLNFPGTPFHKSMKARKLLNETLRKLIARRRKNNNIDGGLLGVLLGSREQKTGKNNELSDSQIADNVIGVIFAAHDTTASVLTWLLKYLHDNHHLLQAVTKEQGGIKQRLIEANRGLTWEDTRNMPLTSRVIQETLRTASILSFTFREAVHDVEFEGYLIPKGWKVLPLFRSIHHCAEFFPHPEKFDPSRFEVPPRPNTYMPFGNGVHSCPGSELAKLEMLIFLHHLTTTYRWEVVGDEDGIQYGPFPVPKRGFPIMVHPQK
- the LOC110806004 gene encoding abscisic acid 8'-hydroxylase 2 isoform X2 encodes the protein MQYSPLLLVVSPTNNPFLISLVLFLFSLVILITLSQLLCYFYPKHKRLQLPPGSMGWPYLGETLKLYTENPNSFFSNRQKRYGDIFKTHILGCPCVMISSPEAAKIVLVTKAHLFKPTYPPSKEKMIGPEALFFHQGDYHSKLKKLVQSSFLPCTLKASVSDIENIVLNFLPTWENNTINTLHEMKKARKLLNETLRKLIARRRKNNNIDGGLLGVLLGSREQKTGKNNELSDSQIADNVIGVIFAAHDTTASVLTWLLKYLHDNHHLLQAVTKEQGGIKQRLIEANRGLTWEDTRNMPLTSRVIQETLRTASILSFTFREAVHDVEFEGYLIPKGWKVLPLFRSIHHCAEFFPHPEKFDPSRFEVPPRPNTYMPFGNGVHSCPGSELAKLEMLIFLHHLTTTYRWEVVGDEDGIQYGPFPVPKRGFPIMVHPQK